The genomic window ACAGGGTTCAGCAAAGGAACCCGGTGGGCTGACATTGAAATTTTGAATAATGGCCAGGGGAGGCCGGAGGTAAAAGTAACCGGCCGGGTCCAGGAGTTGTTAAGGGAAAAGAATGTAGCCCAAATTCACGTTTCCATAACCCATGAAGCGGAATATTCCATTGGCCAGGTCATTCTGACAGGGCGGGCCTAAAACGTTTCCGTTAGGATTTTAATGAAAATTGTAACAGGAAAAATGATGAGAGAGGTGGATCAACGAGCCATTGAAGAAGCCGGGGTTCCGAGCCTTCTTCTTATGGAACATGCCGGTTTGGGGGTCCTACATGAAATCGAAAAACGGTTTGGGGCCTGTTCTCAAAAAGTTGTTTCAATTGTCGCTGGGAAGGGAAACAACGGGGGGGACGGTTATGTGGTGGCACGACATCTCCTGAAAATGGGGGCAATTCCAAAGGTTTTCTTAGCCGTTGACCCCAAACAAATTAAAGGGGATGCGAAAGTCAATCTCTCTCTTTTTGAAAAATGGGGAGGACAAATTTTTACCGTAACCCCGGGAAATCTTAGGACCGTCAAAAAAGATCTTGCCGAGAGTCATTTGATTATTGATGCGCTTTTCGGAACAGGCCTTTCTTCTCCTCTGGAAGGGCTCGTGGCTCAGTTGGTTCGTTTCATTAACAGTTTAAATCTACCGGTAGTGGCGATTGATATTCCTTCGGGAATTCATTCCGATTCAGGTCACGTTTTGGGGGTCGCCATGAAAGCATGGGTTACGGCAACCATGGGACTTCCGAAGCAGGGATGCTATTTTTTCCCGGGGGCGGAATATGTCGGGGATTTGACGATCGTTGATATTGGGATTCCTCCGTCGGTACTTGAACAGGTTAACAGCTCTTTTCATGTGATTACTCGGGATCAGGTTGAATCTCTTTTGCCCAAGCGGCCGATGAAGAGTCACAAAGGTCTCTTTGGGCATGTGGCCGTAGTAGCGGGTGCGCGGAACACGACCGGGGCTTCGATTTTAACGAGTTTGGCGGCAATGCGATCCGGGGCAGGGCTAGTGACCTTAGCCACTCCCGCCAGTATCCATTCTATTGTGGCGGCTCAACTATTGGAAGTGATGAGCCATCCCTTGCCGGAAACACAAAAACAAACTTTTTCCACCAAAGCGGAGGAACCCATCCTATCCCTTCTGAAGGGAAAGCGCGCGCTGGCCCTGGGTCCGGGAATTTCGACGCACCCCGAGACACAAGAACTGATCCAACGAATTTTACCTCAATTAACCGTTCCCACTGTTCTGGATGCAGATGCACTCAATGCCCTGTCCGGT from Nitrospiria bacterium includes these protein-coding regions:
- a CDS encoding NAD(P)H-hydrate dehydratase translates to MKIVTGKMMREVDQRAIEEAGVPSLLLMEHAGLGVLHEIEKRFGACSQKVVSIVAGKGNNGGDGYVVARHLLKMGAIPKVFLAVDPKQIKGDAKVNLSLFEKWGGQIFTVTPGNLRTVKKDLAESHLIIDALFGTGLSSPLEGLVAQLVRFINSLNLPVVAIDIPSGIHSDSGHVLGVAMKAWVTATMGLPKQGCYFFPGAEYVGDLTIVDIGIPPSVLEQVNSSFHVITRDQVESLLPKRPMKSHKGLFGHVAVVAGARNTTGASILTSLAAMRSGAGLVTLATPASIHSIVAAQLLEVMSHPLPETQKQTFSTKAEEPILSLLKGKRALALGPGISTHPETQELIQRILPQLTVPTVLDADALNALSGHLGILKRCQVPIILTPHPGEMGRLLGITSSEVEKDRLGSVRKLAQTCGQWVVLKGAKTLVADPHGETYLNPTGNPGMATAGIGDALTGVIAGFLAQGLSPLDSAIAGTFIHGLAGDFALKEKGTRGLITRDLIEQLPAALRDLE
- the acpS gene encoding holo-ACP synthase, producing the protein MIVGIGIDLVKNERIKTAVERWKDRFLKRIFTPLERDYAFGFVLPYPHLSGRFAVKEALLKAMGTGFSKGTRWADIEILNNGQGRPEVKVTGRVQELLREKNVAQIHVSITHEAEYSIGQVILTGRA